The following proteins come from a genomic window of Macaca fascicularis isolate 582-1 chromosome 8, T2T-MFA8v1.1:
- the LETM2 gene encoding LETM1 domain-containing protein LETM2, mitochondrial isoform X5 encodes MLPSTFESESKKEEKQKKKMAVKLELAKFLQETMTEMARRNRAKMGDASTQLSSYVKQVQTGHKPSTKEIVRFSKLFEDQLALEHLDRPQLVALCKLLEMQTFGTNNLLRFQLLMKLKSIKADDEIIAKEGVRALSVSELQSACRARGMRSLGLTEEQLRQQLTEWQDLHLKENVPPSLLLLSRTFYLIDVKPKPIEIPLSGEAPKTDILMELPTFTESKENIVDLAPQLKGTKDEDFIQPPPVTSSPITPSTPISLPKGSITSSKEATLQAKSQMTAQNSKASSKGA; translated from the exons gaagaaaaacagaaaaagaaaatggctgtAAAGTTGGAACTAGCAAAATTTCTTCAAGAAACCATGACAGAAATGGCAAGGAGGAACAGAGCGAAGATGGGCGATGCCTCTACACAGCTGTCATCCTACGTGAAGCAG GTCCAGACAGGCCACAAGCCCAGCACAAAGGAGATAGTTCGCTTCTCCAAACTATTTGAGGACCAGCTGGCCCTGGAACACTTAGATCGCCCTCAGCTGGTTGCCCTTTGCAAACTGCTAGAAATGCAGACGTTTGGAACCAACAACCTGCTCCGCTTTCAGCTCCTGATGAAACTGAAGTCTATAAAAGCAGATGATGAA ATAATTGCCAAGGAAGGGGTGAGGGCATTGAGTGTATCAGAACTACAGTCTGCCTGTAGGGCCCGAGGGATGAGATCATTGGGTCTCACGGAGGAACAACTGCGACAACAGCTCACGGAG TGGCAGGACCTCCACCTGAAGGAGAACGTCCCTCCTTCCCTTTTGCTCCTGTCCCGCACCTTCTACCTGATAGATGTGAAGCCCAAGCCTATTGAGATACCACTCAGCGGGGAG GCTCCAAAGACTGATATTCTTATGGAACTACCTACTTTCACTGAATCTAAAGAGAACATAGTGGATCTTGCACCTCAACTGAAGGGAACTAAG GATGAAGACTTTATACAGCCGCCACCAGTTACATCATCACCCATAACACCATCAACACCAATTTCATTACCTAAAGGATCCATCACTTCTTCTAAAGAAGCT ACACTCCAGGCCAAATCACAAATGACGGCCCAGAACAGCAAGGCTAGTTCAAAAGGAGCATAA